The Gossypium hirsutum isolate 1008001.06 chromosome A13, Gossypium_hirsutum_v2.1, whole genome shotgun sequence nucleotide sequence ATGATGAGCTCTGAAGGGTATATTTGCTTCTCTAGGGAGCTCTTTGAATTTGGGAAAACTGTAATTATATTCTTCGTGTTTGTAATATCTGCTTACCTATTTTGCATCTATTACTCTTTTGGTGTGAAATGTTAGATCCCTGATATCCtgcaaaattaattatttttgcaaGTTGCCTCTACCATTTTGACATTTGGAGTTGAAGCTAAGAACCGCTCGGTGCCAATAATTGGAGCATAATTAGAGATGACAATGGGACAGATTTGGAGCAAAATCATTTTGGAGTTTTTCGAGTTTGGTGTGTGCGCTAGGATTTGGGGCAAGCTCGGTATTTTCTTCGTAATTTTCAAACTTTATAAAAGATGTAAGCATTCTAACATGTTCTTGTTAGAGTTCAATTGAGCTCAGATTTAaatcactattttttttttatcaaatttcagtTCATGGGTTGAGACTTGGGATGTGGCCATGGTCAATACCAAAAACCTAAGTCTGAACTCAACTCCCGATGATTTTTTTAgttcatatattataaaatattatatttatatcaattcaatataatagtttataatgaagttcaaataaaaatatattattgaatgttaatttaattcaaaaaaaggaaatttatctTTGTCCAAGCTGACTAAGTAATTCGCTCAAACCAGTACACAAAATTAATCAAACCCTAAAAGAATAGTACTTAAAAGAAGCAAACAAAACATAAAGACAGGAGGTAGTTTCCTCCGTTCCTCCTTTAGTTCACCCAAGGTGCAATaccaaaaacaacaaaacaaaaaaaaaaatctgaacaaccaatgattttttttgttcatatattataaattattatatcttatcaattcaataaagtattatataataaagtttaaataaacaaattattattgaaattaaattCAAGTCACAAAAGGAAAATTATCTTTGTCGAAGCTGGCCAAGTAATTCGCTCAAACCAGTACACATAATTAATCAAACCCTAAGAAAAGTACTTCAAAGAAGCAAACAATGCATAAAGACAAGTAGTTTCCTCCGTTCCTCCTTTAGTTCACCAAAGGTGCAAAATTTAGATTTCATCTCTATCTCTTGAATTAATATCCGACTACATGTTTGCAGAGATACAAGCAAATACACAAATAACAAGTATCTCTCTTTCAGGCATTAACTCCCTACTTTTTAACATAGTCCCTACTCccgtaaattaaaaaaaaaaaaaaacccacgcCCGGCGCTGTCACCATTAACAAGCTGTCACCATTAACAAGCATAAAGTCTCGTAAAAAGTCACTTCCTTCATATTCACAAAACAGAGATTAACCCTACCTTGCAAATGAAAATGGTTGTTTTATGACAATTGTTTCATTTCATCCTTCCCATATATACGCTGAAGTTCAAGAGTGGCAGCTAAAAACGActctgaaaaaagaaaagaggagcAAAGTAGACATGTCAATCGTATCCCATCTCAAAAACTCCATCCGATCAACCTAAACCAATCCCAAACCCGATTTGACCATAAAAAGTCAACAACATGAACCCATCCAACCACACCCTAAAATGACTCGAACCCAATCTGAAATTGACTTAACAAAAATGAccctaacattttaaattttgaattgatccAATCCAGTAAGATTCGATCCAAAATCAACCCGACTTGCCGAATAGACCTGACTTTTTTATTTTACTCAATAAAGTGCACTCGTAAAAGAAGCATTTCCTCCTGATTAAATTTGTCAGTCAAGATAGGTAGATTTAAAAGGAAAAGCAAATCGAGTTCAATAGCTTACATCACCTTTCCAAATCCGGAAGCACTTCTGGTTAATAGGCGAGCCAGTTATTGTCTGAATAACATCGAACAACATATTCTGAGGTGTGCTTCTAAGCTCTTGGACAATCCCATAAATGGTCTTCCCATTCTCAAAGTATATGTGATTATTTGGATGCTTTGTTTTGCAACCAGCATGTCGCTCAAATTCATATGCATTGATCACCTATGAGAACGTAGAAACTCTGCTCATCAGCACACACATAAGTGCCTACACAAttctctcaaaaaaaaaaaaaaaagggtaaaactGCGAAACTGCACCTTAGAAAAATTGCATGTCTGACAGCCACATTGATATCCCGAACTCTTTATAACACCGTGGAGCTCCTTCTGAAGTTCATATAAAGAAGCAGGCGTATCACCGGATAATAAGGTAAACAAAAAGAACACAAGTAATGAGATTTTACCTCCTGTGACCATGCAATATATTTAACGGGAACTCCATCAAGCATACCAGTTGACAGCAAACTTCTAACATTTGATGGGAAGTTATTTGAAGTAAGTTTTTTGGATGTTTTCTGCTCATCTTTCTTCCTAGGAACTTCAGCTCCAGAGGCAATAATATTATTGGATATAACCGACACTTTTTCACTCGAAGCATTAGATCTTTGGACAGAAGACTGACCCATCAATAAATTATAGCCTGATACAATCCTTCCTGGCGGATttgtatcatcatcatcattagagCCACCAAACAATATAATAGTACTCTCACCCCTACTATAGGACTGACCAATTGACAAATTATAGTTGTCACCCTTCTTGTAGCTTTGACCGATAGATATGGCACTGTCATCTCCTTTACCATAGGTCTGACACACAGTTACAGAACTATCATCTGTCATGTATGTTTGACCCATGGATATGAAAGTGTTTTCACCCTTATCAAAGGCATTGCTCATTGCAAGTGCATTATTATCCTC carries:
- the LOC121212761 gene encoding uncharacterized protein isoform X2, producing MTKGAGCLNDGEMVYDTSSRIEPKRSHQWFMDGSETDIFPNKKQAVGVSTTNLFSGILNSNLSPWGNASGFHSISGQFAERLFDTESARAVNFDDRSMPSVSSEKVVMGRKLNEDIFTNDSSFCLSMSHTLEDLRSGLNLGGIRKVKVSEVKDSENIMSASMGYVFNGVDNTSVSNDHAYNKVEDGIMPMGSSYNKGDPIGDTYERENNVFMSMGQSYNKSEDNNALAMSNAFDKGENTFISMGQTYMTDDSSVTVCQTYGKGDDSAISIGQSYKKGDNYNLSIGQSYSRGESTIILFGGSNDDDDTNPPGRIVSGYNLLMGQSSVQRSNASSEKVSVISNNIIASGAEVPRKKDEQKTSKKLTSNNFPSNVRSLLSTGMLDGVPVKYIAWSQEKELHGVIKSSGYQCGCQTCNFSKVINAYEFERHAGCKTKHPNNHIYFENGKTIYGIVQELRSTPQNMLFDVIQTITGSPINQKCFRIWKESFLAATLELQRIYGKDEMKQLS
- the LOC121212761 gene encoding uncharacterized protein isoform X1 — protein: MSFQNQGIWMTKGAGCLNDGEMVYDTSSRIEPKRSHQWFMDGSETDIFPNKKQAVGVSTTNLFSGILNSNLSPWGNASGFHSISGQFAERLFDTESARAVNFDDRSMPSVSSEKVVMGRKLNEDIFTNDSSFCLSMSHTLEDLRSGLNLGGIRKVKVSEVKDSENIMSASMGYVFNGVDNTSVSNDHAYNKVEDGIMPMGSSYNKGDPIGDTYERENNVFMSMGQSYNKSEDNNALAMSNAFDKGENTFISMGQTYMTDDSSVTVCQTYGKGDDSAISIGQSYKKGDNYNLSIGQSYSRGESTIILFGGSNDDDDTNPPGRIVSGYNLLMGQSSVQRSNASSEKVSVISNNIIASGAEVPRKKDEQKTSKKLTSNNFPSNVRSLLSTGMLDGVPVKYIAWSQEKELHGVIKSSGYQCGCQTCNFSKVINAYEFERHAGCKTKHPNNHIYFENGKTIYGIVQELRSTPQNMLFDVIQTITGSPINQKCFRIWKESFLAATLELQRIYGKDEMKQLS
- the LOC121212761 gene encoding uncharacterized protein isoform X3 is translated as MSFQNQGIWMTKGAGCLNDGEMVYDTSSRIEPKRSHQWFMDGSETDIFPNKKQAVGVSTTNLFSGILNSNLSPWGNASGFHSISGQFAERLFDTESARAVNFDDRSMPSVSSEKVVMGRKLNEDIFTNDSSFCLSMSHTLEDLRSGLNLGGIRKVKVSEVKDSENIMSASMGYVFNGVDNTSVSNDHAYNKVEDGIMPMGSSYNKGDPIGDTYERENNVFMSMGQSYNKSEDNNALAMSNAFDKGENTFISMGQTYMTDDSSVTVCQTYGKGDDSAISIGQSYKKGDNYNLSIGQSYSRGESTIILFGGSNDDDDTNPPGRIVSGYNLLMGQSSVQRSNASSEKVSVISNNIIASGAEVPRKKDEQKTSKKLTSNNFPSNVRSLLSTGMLDGVPVKYIAWSQEKELHGVIKSSGYQCGCQTCNFSKVINAYEFERHAGCKTKHPNNHIYFENGKTIYGIVQELRSTPQNMLFDVIQTITGSPINQKCFRIWKGDSRF